Proteins encoded by one window of Rattus rattus isolate New Zealand chromosome 10, Rrattus_CSIRO_v1, whole genome shotgun sequence:
- the Hlx gene encoding H2.0-like homeobox protein — protein sequence MFAAGLAPFYASNFSLWSAAYCSSAGPGGCSFALDPAAVKKPSFCIADILHAGVGEPGPAAEGLVGASAALTAHLGSVHPHASFQAAARSPLRPTPVVAPSEVPAGFPQRLSPLSAAYHQHLPQQPPTQQQQPQQQPPPPPRAGSLQPPTSGTRVVPHHSGSAPAPSSKDLKFGIDRILSAEFDPKVKEGNTLRDLTSLLTGGRPAGVHLAGLQPSAGQFFASLDPISEASAILSPLSSNPRNSVQHQFQDTFPGPYAVLTKDTMPQTYKRKRSWSRAVFSNLQRKGLEKRFEIQKYVTKPDRKQLAAMLGLTDAQVKVWFQNRRMKWRHSKEAQAQKDKDKEAGEKPSGGVPAEGEREERSPSRSEGEAESESSDSESLDMAPSDTERTEGTERSLHQTTVIKASAAGALITASSSASGSSFSFSSSSSLGSSNASAGSASSLGSNCSELLPAHQPSVTSGPQSPEIAQVPLAGL from the exons GCATCGCGGACATCCTGCACGCCGGCGTCGGGGAGCCGGGGCCCGCTGCAGAGGGACTGGTAGGGGCCTCGGCAGCCCTCACCGCACACTTGGGCTCCGTGCACCCGCACGCTTCCTTCCAAGCTGCCGCCAGATCCCCGCTCCGTCCCACCCCGGTGGTGGCGCCCTCAGAAGTCCCGGCTGGATTCCCTCAGCGGCTGTCTCCGCTCTCTGCCGCCTACCACCAGCATCTCCCGCAGCAACCACCAACGCAGCAACAGCAGCCGCAGCAACAGCCCCCGCCTCCACCCCGGGCGGGCTCCCTACAGCCACCGACTTCGGGGACGCGGGTGGTCCCCCACCATAGCGGCTCCGCCCCTGCCCCCTCCAGCAAAGACCTCAAATTTGGTATTGACCGAATTTTGTCTGCAGAATTTGACCCAAAAGTCAAGGAAGGCAACACTCTGAGAG ATCTCACATCGCTGCTAACTGGTGGGCGGCCCGCAGGGGTGCATCTAGCTGGCCTGCAGCCTTCGGCGGGACAGTTCTTCGCATCTCTAGATCCCATTAGCGAGGCGTCTGCCATCCTCAGCCCCTTAAGCTCCAACCCAAGAAATTCTGTTCAGCATCAATTCCAAGACACGTTTCCAG GTCCCTATGCTGTGCTTACCAAGGACACCATGCCACAGACGTACAAGCGGAAGCGCTCCTGGTCCCGTGCTGTCTTTTCCAACCTGCAAAGAAAAGGCCTGGAGAAGAGGTTTGAGATCCAGAAGTACGTGACCAAACCAGATCGAAAGCAGCTGGCGGCCATGCTGGGCCTCACGGATGCACAG GTGAAGGTGTGGTTCCAGAACCGGAGGATGAAGTGGCGGCATTCTAAGGAGGCGCAGGCGCagaaggacaaggacaaggaagCCGGCGAAAAGCCTTCGGGCGGAGTCCCCGccgagggagaaagagaagagaggagcccCAGCCGTTCCGAGGGCGAAGCCGAGAGCGAGAGCAGTGACTCGGAGTCCCTGGACATGGCCCCCAGCGACACAGAACGGACTGAGGGAACAGAGAGGTCCCTGCACCAAACTACAGTCATCAAGGCCTCAGCCGCGGGTGCCCTCATCACAGCCAGCAGCAGCGCGAGTGGGAGCAGCTTCAGCTTCAGCAGCTCCAGCAGCCTGGGTAGCAGCAACGCCAGCGCGGGGAGCGCCAGCAGCCTTGGCAGCAACTGCTCGGAGCTGCTTCCCGCGCACCAGCCCTCAGTCACCAGCGGTCCTCAAAGCCCTGAGATTGCCCAGGTCCCGCTTGCAGGATTATAG